CGGCGCACCCAGCCGCGCCGTTCGAGACGCGTCACCGCCCGGGACAGACGTGACAGCGTGCCGTTCGCGTAGCCGGCGAGCACGCTCATCCTCAGGGTCCCCTCGGATGCCTGCGCAAGCGCGTATAGCACGCCGTATTCGAAGTGCGTGATGCCGGCATCCGCCTGGAGCTGCGCGTCGAGCGCGACCGGCAGCCATTCCAGCACGGTCGCCAGCGCCGCCCACGTCTCGAGCTCCTCGCCCTCCAGCTCGCCCGCCGCCACCGCATCCTCCACGCTCCGATCCTACCTCCGGCATTCGTGCTTTACTTGCTCAGGCAAGTTATCGACTCACTATCGGAGGTCACGGAAGCCATGGATCTGAAGCTGCACGGCAAGCGCGCATTCATCAGCGGATCGACCCAGGGAATCGGGTTCGCCATCGCGGAAGCCCTGCTGCGCGAGGGCGCCTCGGTGGTGATCAACGGTCGTGATCCGCAGCGGGTGCAGAGCGCCGTGTCCGCACTGGAGGCCGGCGCACCCGGGAGCGATGTGTCGGGCATCGCCGCCGACTTCGAGGATCCGGAGCAGATCGCTCACCTTCTGCAGGAGCTCGGCGACGTCGACATCCTCGTCAACAAC
The Microbacterium sp. JZ31 genome window above contains:
- a CDS encoding MarR family winged helix-turn-helix transcriptional regulator, coding for MEDAVAAGELEGEELETWAALATVLEWLPVALDAQLQADAGITHFEYGVLYALAQASEGTLRMSVLAGYANGTLSRLSRAVTRLERRGWVRRAPDPADGRATLAILTEEGREMVRMATPGHVDTVRRLVLDRLSRSQARQLRAITGRLTQGIEEDGAHEAGVVARRWEPSAD